The following are from one region of the Cloacibacterium sp. TD35 genome:
- a CDS encoding helix-turn-helix domain-containing protein, whose amino-acid sequence MKNLLQYKIVFFIFFLFFVQFNSQDTKIDDLNNETIEKKIDSLHNNPNKAWEIINLYIKKSKKEKNDESLLYAYRYAGNFSQYPENLKYADSALAIGKKSNNKKLLTEAYLNRGFVFMSQSLYQKALDDILIANKYSNELNDSYTVNCNKYLIAQNKIYLGLYEEANKELSSCIEYFKKNLTKTSDLGKNYQMFYLYSLMSLIDTNTKLRRHEENNVLLKTAFEYIKQNNLKQYTPYFISCDGVDDYFKKNYKPAIKKLSEAIRLYNDQWPHITDIFYIGLSNWKLGKRDVAVKYFEEIDKEYDKSKKLNPEFRPAYELLIKYNDSIGNRDKQLKYINTLMSLDKNYEKNYKYLFSKINKEYDTHKLINEKNKIESSLKNQRTIISSILLITILASLFYWNRYNSLQKKYKEKFEEIISQKPILEKIETLAEVESKQEDDLNLKTLNITDKIKITAPKNSSELEFYNKIPGLNPILVQNILQQLEKFEEELRFTDNQMSLRLLSEEFNTNIPYLSKIINVYKGKNFNYYINDLRIDYIIELLKNDATYLNYDIKNLASLAGFTNAVNFSDNFQRKFEIKPSYFIKMMKENIKTNS is encoded by the coding sequence ATGAAGAATTTATTACAATATAAAATTGTTTTTTTTATATTCTTTTTATTTTTTGTTCAATTTAATTCGCAAGACACAAAAATTGATGATTTAAATAATGAGACTATTGAAAAAAAGATTGACAGTCTACATAATAACCCAAATAAAGCATGGGAAATAATTAATCTTTATATAAAAAAATCTAAAAAAGAAAAGAATGATGAATCATTACTCTATGCTTATAGATATGCAGGTAATTTTTCGCAGTATCCAGAAAATTTAAAATACGCAGACTCAGCTTTGGCAATTGGTAAAAAATCAAACAATAAAAAACTATTAACTGAAGCATATCTAAATAGAGGCTTTGTATTTATGAGTCAATCTTTATATCAAAAAGCATTAGATGACATTTTAATTGCAAATAAATATTCAAATGAACTTAATGATTCATATACTGTAAACTGTAATAAATACTTAATTGCTCAAAATAAAATTTATTTAGGCTTATATGAAGAGGCTAATAAAGAGCTCTCAAGTTGCATAGAATATTTTAAAAAAAATCTAACTAAAACTTCTGATTTAGGGAAAAACTATCAAATGTTTTATTTATATTCTCTAATGAGTCTAATAGACACTAATACTAAGTTAAGAAGACATGAAGAAAATAATGTTTTATTAAAAACTGCTTTTGAATATATCAAACAAAATAATCTAAAACAATATACTCCTTATTTTATTTCATGTGATGGTGTAGATGATTATTTTAAAAAAAATTATAAACCCGCAATCAAAAAACTCTCTGAAGCGATAAGACTATATAATGACCAATGGCCACATATTACTGATATTTTTTATATTGGGCTTTCTAATTGGAAACTTGGAAAAAGAGATGTAGCTGTTAAATATTTTGAGGAAATTGATAAAGAATATGACAAGTCAAAAAAATTAAATCCTGAATTTAGACCAGCATATGAACTATTAATTAAGTACAATGACTCCATTGGTAATAGAGATAAGCAATTAAAATATATCAACACCTTAATGTCTCTTGATAAAAATTATGAAAAAAATTATAAGTACCTGTTCTCTAAGATTAATAAAGAATATGATACTCATAAACTCATAAATGAAAAGAACAAAATTGAAAGTTCATTAAAAAATCAAAGAACTATAATTAGTTCAATATTATTAATAACCATACTTGCATCATTATTCTATTGGAATCGTTATAACTCTTTACAAAAAAAATACAAAGAAAAATTTGAAGAAATTATCTCACAGAAACCTATTTTAGAAAAGATAGAGACTCTTGCAGAAGTAGAATCAAAACAGGAAGATGATCTAAATCTAAAAACTCTTAATATAACTGACAAAATAAAAATTACCGCTCCGAAAAATTCTTCTGAACTAGAGTTTTACAACAAAATACCTGGTCTCAATCCTATTTTAGTTCAAAATATTTTGCAACAACTAGAAAAATTCGAAGAAGAACTTAGGTTTACTGATAATCAAATGTCATTGAGACTTTTAAGTGAAGAATTTAACACCAATATACCTTATCTTTCTAAAATCATAAATGTATACAAAGGAAAAAATTTCAACTATTATATTAATGATCTAAGAATCGATTATATTATTGAACTCCTAAAAAATGATGCTACCTACTTAAATTACGACATCAAAAATCTAGCGTCTTTAGCCGGCTTTACAAATGCGGTAAACTTTTCTGATAACTTCCAGAGAAAATTCGAGATTAAACCTTCCTATTTCATTAAAATGATGAAGGAAAATATTAAAACTAATTCATAA
- a CDS encoding helix-turn-helix domain-containing protein, whose protein sequence is MSVKAQKKILEELSFLEIENKIDSLISINGNTLPVIKHYIKKSKKENNDQALIYAFRYASKATPEDIGYKYADSAIVIAKKTNNNELISEALLNKGVLLMDYYQYEPALDYILQAKEYLNNVKNDYINYKTLYFIAQNRMLLGQITEAKKHLSICVDFFKQRINEAELGYDYKTYYSYSLMSLIDCNTKLKKHSENNSLYKEAYEFINKNNARYLIPYFISCEGTDAYYLKNYSVAINKLKKAQHLYQDSWPHYTEIFYIGMSYWKLGNKKQAVKYFEKLDKEYYKDKNQDPQFRPAYELLIEYYASKNNTNKQLEYINKLMSLDKSYEKNYKYLFAKIHKEYDTKKLIDEKNSIENNLKIHQYITIFIITLSILIISFSTYKYLQMQRRYRERFKQMISQKNTEIEKMPVTIVEENKKTTPKIAGLSESTITYILEQLEIFEKEQLFLDSKITQKLLSEKLGTNPTYLSKIINTYKKKNFSNYLNDLRLEYIVELLKTEHKYLNRDIKELANIAGFTNAEAFSDNFQRKFEIKPYYFIKMMRENIKTYS, encoded by the coding sequence ATGAGTGTAAAAGCTCAAAAGAAAATATTAGAAGAATTATCATTCTTAGAGATTGAGAATAAAATTGATAGTTTAATTTCTATTAACGGCAATACTTTGCCAGTAATTAAACATTACATAAAGAAATCTAAAAAAGAAAATAACGATCAGGCGTTGATTTATGCTTTCAGATATGCTAGTAAAGCCACACCTGAAGATATTGGATATAAATACGCGGATAGTGCAATAGTAATTGCAAAAAAAACTAATAATAACGAACTTATTTCAGAGGCTTTACTTAACAAAGGAGTACTCTTAATGGATTATTATCAATATGAACCCGCCCTAGATTATATTTTGCAAGCAAAAGAATACTTGAATAATGTAAAAAATGATTACATTAATTACAAAACTCTTTATTTTATAGCTCAAAACAGAATGTTACTAGGGCAAATCACAGAAGCTAAAAAACATCTTAGTATATGTGTTGATTTTTTCAAACAGCGTATAAATGAAGCTGAATTAGGATATGATTACAAAACTTATTACAGCTATTCTCTTATGAGCTTAATTGACTGTAATACAAAACTAAAAAAACATTCTGAAAATAATTCTTTATACAAAGAAGCTTACGAATTCATTAATAAAAACAATGCAAGATATTTAATTCCATATTTTATATCCTGTGAAGGAACTGATGCTTATTATCTTAAAAACTATTCTGTGGCAATTAATAAACTTAAAAAAGCACAACATTTATATCAAGATAGTTGGCCTCATTACACAGAAATTTTCTATATAGGAATGTCTTATTGGAAATTAGGAAATAAAAAACAAGCTGTAAAATATTTCGAAAAACTAGATAAAGAATATTATAAAGATAAAAATCAAGATCCTCAGTTCAGACCTGCTTACGAATTACTTATAGAATACTACGCTTCTAAAAATAATACCAATAAGCAACTCGAATACATTAACAAATTAATGTCTTTGGATAAATCCTACGAAAAGAACTACAAATATCTTTTTGCTAAAATTCATAAAGAATATGATACAAAAAAGCTTATTGACGAAAAAAACAGCATTGAAAATAACTTAAAAATTCATCAATATATTACCATTTTCATCATTACATTAAGTATATTGATTATTTCGTTTTCTACTTATAAATATCTCCAGATGCAGAGAAGATATAGAGAGCGATTTAAACAAATGATTTCACAAAAAAATACAGAAATCGAAAAAATGCCAGTTACAATCGTTGAAGAGAATAAAAAAACAACTCCAAAAATCGCTGGTCTTAGTGAATCAACTATTACATATATTCTAGAACAGTTAGAAATTTTCGAAAAAGAACAGCTATTTCTGGATTCGAAAATCACTCAAAAACTGCTCAGCGAAAAGTTAGGAACCAACCCTACTTATCTCTCTAAAATCATCAATACATACAAAAAGAAAAACTTCAGCAATTATCTCAATGACTTGAGGCTAGAATATATTGTGGAACTACTCAAAACAGAACATAAATACTTGAATAGAGATATAAAAGAATTGGCAAATATTGCAGGTTTTACAAATGCTGAGGCATTTTCGGATAACTTCCAGAGAAAATTTGAGATTAAACCTTATTACTTCATTAAAATGATGAGGGAAAATATTAAAACTTATTCTTAA
- a CDS encoding helix-turn-helix domain-containing protein yields MIPSKKRILIIAILFFLPFYIFSQLSVNYNKLEENIINYKISESDRWKLIYNYINIAKKNQNNEAIINSYKIASVYSIFPENLKYADSALIISKKLNSPKFLAITYLNRGIISMDNSEYIKSLDDVLTAHKYALTSEDYYYIFKSKYYIAQNKIYLGQIKDANNILKECVSFFKKNTNTKEYGKDYIQMYIFSMMNYIDTNSKLNKQKENLSLIKEVINFCDKNKLENYIPYFLSSEGTDAYYLKNYSVAINKLKKAQHLYQDSWPHYTEIFYIGMSYWKLGNKKQAVKYFEKLDKEYYKDKNQDPQFRPAYELLIEYYASKNNTNKQLEYINKLMSLDKSYEKNYKYLFAKIHKEYDTKKLIDEKNSIENNLKIHQYITIFIIILSILIISFSTYKYLQMQRRYRERFKQMISQKNTEIEKMPVTIVEENKKTTPKIAGLSESTITYILEQLEIFEKEQLFLDSKITQKLLSEKLGTNPTYLSKIINTYKKKNFSNYLNDLRLEYIVELLKTEHKYLNRDIKELANIAGFTNAEAFSDNFQRRFEIKPSYFIKMMRENIKTSSL; encoded by the coding sequence ATGATTCCTTCAAAAAAAAGAATTTTAATCATCGCTATACTCTTTTTTTTACCATTTTATATTTTTTCACAGCTTTCTGTAAATTATAATAAGTTAGAAGAAAATATAATTAATTATAAAATTTCTGAATCGGATAGATGGAAATTAATCTACAATTATATTAATATCGCAAAAAAAAATCAAAATAATGAAGCTATTATCAATTCATATAAAATAGCAAGTGTTTATTCTATTTTTCCCGAAAATTTAAAATATGCTGACAGTGCATTAATAATTAGCAAAAAATTAAATTCTCCAAAATTTCTTGCGATTACTTATCTGAATAGAGGAATTATTTCTATGGATAATTCTGAATATATAAAATCACTAGATGATGTTTTAACTGCTCATAAATACGCTTTGACTTCTGAAGATTATTATTATATATTTAAGTCAAAATATTATATTGCACAAAACAAAATTTATCTTGGCCAGATTAAAGATGCTAACAATATTTTAAAAGAATGTGTTTCATTTTTCAAAAAAAACACCAATACTAAAGAATACGGAAAAGATTACATTCAAATGTATATTTTTTCAATGATGAATTACATTGATACAAATTCTAAACTAAATAAACAAAAAGAAAATCTATCTTTAATAAAAGAAGTTATAAACTTTTGTGATAAAAATAAATTAGAAAATTACATCCCTTATTTTTTATCTTCCGAAGGAACTGATGCTTATTATCTTAAAAACTATTCTGTGGCAATTAATAAACTTAAAAAAGCACAACATTTATATCAAGATAGTTGGCCTCATTACACAGAAATTTTCTATATAGGAATGTCTTATTGGAAATTAGGAAATAAAAAACAAGCTGTAAAATATTTCGAAAAACTAGATAAAGAATATTATAAAGATAAAAATCAAGATCCTCAGTTCAGACCTGCTTACGAATTACTTATAGAATACTACGCTTCTAAAAATAATACCAATAAGCAACTCGAATACATTAACAAATTAATGTCTTTGGATAAATCCTACGAAAAGAACTACAAATATCTTTTTGCTAAAATTCATAAAGAATATGATACAAAAAAGCTTATTGACGAAAAAAACAGCATTGAAAATAACTTAAAAATTCATCAATATATTACCATTTTCATCATTATATTAAGTATATTGATTATTTCGTTTTCTACTTATAAATATCTCCAGATGCAGAGAAGATACAGAGAGCGATTTAAACAAATGATTTCACAAAAAAATACAGAAATCGAAAAAATGCCAGTTACAATCGTTGAAGAGAATAAAAAAACAACTCCAAAAATCGCAGGTCTTAGTGAATCAACTATTACATATATTCTAGAACAGTTAGAAATTTTCGAAAAAGAACAGCTATTTCTGGATTCGAAAATCACTCAAAAACTGCTCAGCGAAAAGTTAGGAACCAACCCTACTTATCTCTCTAAAATCATCAATACATACAAAAAGAAAAACTTCAGCAATTATCTCAATGACTTGAGGCTAGAATATATTGTGGAACTACTCAAAACAGAACATAAATACTTGAATAGAGATATAAAAGAATTGGCAAATATTGCAGGTTTTACAAATGCTGAGGCATTTTCGGATAACTTCCAGAGAAGATTTGAGATTAAACCTTCATACTTCATTAAAATGATGAGGGAAAATATTAAAACTTCCTCTCTATAA
- a CDS encoding polyprenyl synthetase family protein, translated as MSNIVEEIKKPINEEMKLFEQKFYESMQSRVPLLDKVTRFIVTTKGKQMRPMFVFLTAQLVGNVNEKTFRGASMIELIHTATLVHDDVVDESFKRRNFFSINALWKNKIAVLVGDYLLSKSVLLSTDNKDFDLLAVISRTIREMSEGELLQLEKARKLDITEDVYYEIIRQKTATLIAACCEVGVLSNEADEVLAKKMQDFGTYTGMAFQIKDDLFDYLSKNIIGKPVGIDIKEQKMTLPLIHTLKTANEADRKYYLNTIKRYNNDQKRVKELIEFVKKSGGLDYAIGVMKDFQQKAKNILAEFPDSDAKHSLNLMLDYVIERKF; from the coding sequence GTGTCAAACATTGTAGAAGAAATCAAGAAGCCGATTAACGAAGAAATGAAACTTTTTGAACAAAAGTTTTATGAATCTATGCAAAGTAGAGTTCCTTTGCTTGATAAAGTTACTCGTTTTATTGTAACCACCAAAGGAAAGCAAATGCGACCTATGTTTGTATTTCTTACCGCTCAATTGGTAGGAAATGTAAACGAAAAGACGTTTCGCGGCGCTTCTATGATTGAATTGATTCACACTGCTACTTTGGTTCATGATGACGTAGTAGACGAAAGTTTTAAACGTCGTAATTTCTTTTCTATCAATGCTTTATGGAAAAATAAAATCGCTGTTTTAGTAGGTGATTATTTGCTTTCTAAGTCAGTTTTACTTTCTACTGATAATAAAGATTTTGATTTATTGGCTGTTATTTCTAGAACCATCAGAGAAATGTCTGAAGGGGAGTTGCTTCAATTAGAAAAAGCCAGAAAATTAGACATTACAGAAGACGTTTACTATGAAATTATTCGTCAAAAAACGGCTACACTTATTGCTGCTTGTTGCGAAGTAGGCGTTTTGTCTAATGAAGCTGATGAAGTTTTAGCCAAAAAAATGCAAGATTTTGGTACCTATACAGGTATGGCGTTCCAAATCAAAGACGACTTGTTTGATTATCTTTCTAAAAATATTATTGGAAAACCAGTTGGGATTGATATTAAAGAGCAAAAGATGACTTTGCCGCTTATTCATACTCTGAAAACGGCGAATGAAGCTGATAGAAAGTACTATTTGAATACTATTAAAAGATATAATAACGACCAAAAAAGAGTAAAAGAGCTGATAGAATTTGTGAAAAAATCTGGTGGATTGGATTATGCAATTGGGGTTATGAAAGATTTTCAGCAAAAAGCAAAAAATATCCTCGCAGAATTTCCTGATTCTGACGCGAAACACTCTCTTAATTTGATGCTTGATTATGTTATAGAGAGGAAGTTTTAA
- the rlmN gene encoding 23S rRNA (adenine(2503)-C(2))-methyltransferase RlmN, which produces MKDIRTLSLEQLKEYFVTLGEKPFRAKQVYDWLWSKNLHSIDEMTNLSKELREKISQEFTINPISVDLLQKSKDGTIKNGVKLHDGLLVESVLIPTESRTTACVSSQVGCSLNCEFCATAKLKRMRNLEVAEIVDQVALIDKQSKLYFDRPLSNIVFMGMGEPMMNYKNVVDAIRKITQEDGLGMSARRITVSTSGIPKMMKMLADENLKVKLALSLHSAIEHKRNEIMPFSNKFPLTEIMEAMQYWYDKTGSRITFEYCVWKGINDGDEDIKALIKYCKQVPCKVNLIQYNPIGEGKFDHRSVEAEEKYVRELEKAGITALVRRSRGGDIDAACGQLANKNSGE; this is translated from the coding sequence ATGAAAGACATCAGAACATTAAGTTTAGAACAACTCAAAGAATATTTTGTCACTCTTGGCGAAAAACCTTTTCGTGCGAAACAGGTTTATGATTGGTTATGGTCTAAAAATCTACACTCAATAGATGAAATGACCAACCTTTCTAAAGAGTTGAGAGAAAAAATTTCCCAAGAATTTACCATTAATCCTATTTCTGTAGATTTATTGCAAAAATCTAAAGACGGAACCATCAAAAATGGAGTGAAACTTCATGATGGACTTTTGGTAGAATCTGTTCTTATTCCTACAGAGTCTAGAACTACCGCATGTGTTTCTTCTCAGGTGGGTTGTAGCTTGAATTGTGAATTTTGTGCAACAGCAAAACTCAAAAGAATGAGAAATCTCGAAGTTGCCGAGATTGTAGACCAAGTTGCACTGATTGATAAACAGAGCAAACTGTATTTTGATAGACCATTATCTAATATCGTCTTTATGGGAATGGGAGAGCCCATGATGAACTATAAAAACGTAGTAGATGCCATCAGAAAAATCACTCAAGAAGATGGTTTAGGAATGTCAGCACGAAGAATTACCGTTTCTACATCTGGAATTCCGAAAATGATGAAAATGCTTGCTGATGAAAATCTAAAAGTAAAACTAGCGCTATCATTACACTCCGCAATAGAACATAAAAGAAACGAAATAATGCCTTTTTCTAATAAATTTCCGTTAACAGAAATTATGGAAGCGATGCAATATTGGTATGATAAAACTGGAAGCAGAATCACCTTTGAATATTGTGTTTGGAAAGGAATTAATGATGGTGATGAAGATATAAAAGCCTTGATAAAATATTGTAAACAAGTTCCTTGTAAAGTGAATTTGATTCAATATAACCCAATTGGTGAAGGAAAATTCGACCATAGAAGTGTAGAGGCCGAAGAAAAATATGTTCGTGAGTTAGAAAAAGCGGGTATCACTGCTTTGGTGAGAAGAAGTAGAGGTGGAGACATCGATGCTGCTTGTGGACAATTGGCCAACAAAAATTCTGGAGAATAA
- the queA gene encoding tRNA preQ1(34) S-adenosylmethionine ribosyltransferase-isomerase QueA: MKTSDFNFHLPEHLLAEHPSEHRDEARLMVLDRKTQTIEHKLFKDVIDYFNEDDLFIFNNTKVFPARLYGNKEKTGAKIEVFLLRELDKETRVWDVLVDPARKIRIGNKLFFTEDESLVAEVIDNTTSRGRTLRFLFDGSYDEFRAKLKELGETPLPKYIKRDVEPEDAERYQTIYAKIEGAVAAPTAGLHFSKHLMKRLEIKGINFAEVTLHVGLGTFNPIEVEDLSKHKMECEEAIIDEKTADIINKAGEENRRICAVGTTTMRALETSVSSNRKISAYQGWTNKFIYPPYDFGVANAMITNFHTPKSTLIMMIAAFAGTDFIMHAYEEAVKNEYKFYSYGDAMLIL, translated from the coding sequence ATGAAAACATCTGATTTCAATTTTCACTTGCCAGAACATTTATTGGCAGAACACCCTTCAGAACACAGAGACGAAGCAAGATTAATGGTTCTTGACAGAAAGACACAAACCATTGAACATAAACTATTTAAAGACGTAATCGATTATTTTAACGAAGACGATTTATTTATCTTTAACAATACCAAAGTTTTCCCAGCTAGACTATACGGAAACAAAGAAAAAACTGGTGCTAAAATCGAAGTTTTCTTATTAAGAGAACTTGATAAGGAAACCAGAGTTTGGGACGTATTAGTAGATCCAGCTCGTAAAATTAGAATTGGGAACAAACTTTTCTTTACAGAAGACGAATCTTTGGTTGCAGAAGTAATTGATAATACTACATCTAGAGGTAGAACTCTAAGATTCTTATTTGATGGTTCTTATGATGAGTTCCGCGCTAAATTAAAAGAATTAGGAGAAACTCCACTTCCTAAATACATCAAAAGAGATGTAGAACCAGAAGATGCAGAACGTTACCAAACCATTTATGCTAAAATAGAAGGTGCAGTAGCAGCTCCAACTGCAGGTTTACACTTTTCTAAGCACTTAATGAAGCGTCTAGAAATCAAAGGAATTAACTTTGCAGAAGTTACTCTTCACGTAGGTTTAGGAACTTTTAACCCAATTGAGGTTGAAGATCTTTCTAAGCACAAAATGGAGTGTGAAGAAGCAATTATTGACGAAAAAACAGCAGATATTATTAATAAAGCTGGAGAAGAAAACAGAAGAATTTGTGCAGTAGGAACTACTACAATGAGAGCATTAGAAACTTCAGTTTCTTCTAACAGAAAGATTTCTGCTTATCAAGGTTGGACGAATAAATTCATTTATCCACCTTATGATTTTGGTGTAGCAAATGCTATGATTACTAATTTCCACACGCCAAAATCTACATTAATTATGATGATTGCAGCTTTTGCAGGAACAGATTTTATCATGCACGCTTATGAAGAAGCCGTGAAAAATGAATACAAATTCTATTCTTACGGAGATGCAATGTTAATATTGTAA
- a CDS encoding DNA-deoxyinosine glycosylase — protein MQKISSFLPIIDNESKILILGSIPGVKSLEMQQYYAHPQNKFWKIIFELFNEEFTTDYSERIKILEKYHVALWDVIDTCERKGSLDSEIRNEESNKIGELLHNYPNIKAVFCNGQKSYKNLLKILPKDFHLPITVLPSTSPAHASLKYDEKLLSWQKIKNYLP, from the coding sequence ATGCAAAAAATTTCATCATTTCTACCAATCATTGATAACGAATCGAAAATTCTGATTTTAGGCTCTATTCCAGGGGTAAAATCTTTGGAAATGCAACAATATTACGCACATCCTCAAAACAAATTCTGGAAAATTATTTTTGAACTTTTTAATGAAGAATTCACAACAGATTATTCTGAAAGAATTAAAATTTTAGAAAAATATCACGTTGCACTTTGGGATGTAATAGACACTTGCGAAAGAAAAGGAAGTTTAGATTCTGAAATCCGAAATGAAGAGAGTAATAAAATAGGAGAGTTGCTGCACAATTATCCAAACATAAAAGCTGTTTTCTGCAACGGACAAAAATCTTATAAAAATTTATTGAAAATTTTACCAAAAGATTTTCATCTGCCCATAACGGTTTTACCTTCTACAAGCCCTGCTCATGCAAGTTTGAAGTACGATGAAAAATTATTATCTTGGCAAAAAATTAAAAACTATTTACCATGA
- a CDS encoding S9 family peptidase, with product MKLKHTIIALAAPFLMKAQQVMTPEILWTLNKFSVTAVEPSQSGLFYSVGKVDLKTEKTNKEHFYYDLSKNQTSKVDFGKKSLIQWDKNGIYASEGDKIYISKDRGLTWAEFYTIGDADNIIISPDGKKIAFSKSVHVENLLGKDKYSDLPKTTAQIYTDLNHRHWDAWNEGKYNHVFVANVGEDVAKAKDLLENLPFDSPQKPHGGSEDFVWSPDSSKVLYVCKKKSGKDYATSTNTDIYAYDLASGRTENWTEGMMGYDVNPKFSPDGKSLLWQSMARDGYEADKNDIVVMDLTSKKITNLTKSWDESVVGDIAWSPDSKNIYFSTAYRGVKQLFHIGLDGKVKQISGGNFDVNEIIAFQSGSILVTRTDINHNADLFKVNVKDGSMIQLTSINKDTYAKLSQGKSELKMVKTSDGKEMGVWFHYPPNFDPNKKYPTLLYCQGGPQSALTQFFSTRWNFALMAANDYIVVAPNRRGMPGWGTKWNEDISKDWGGQPIRDYLAAADFAKTLPYVDGNRMAAVGASYGGYSVFMLAGVHENRFKTFIAHDGLFDMKSWYGTTEELWFANWDLGSPWENPLPKAYTDFNPINFVAQWNKPIMVIQGGLDFRVGYEQGQEAFQAAKMKGLKTKFLYFPNENHWVLHPQNGLVWQREFFDWLKETL from the coding sequence ATGAAACTAAAACATACAATTATCGCTCTAGCAGCACCTTTCCTTATGAAAGCACAACAAGTGATGACGCCAGAAATTCTCTGGACACTTAATAAATTCTCGGTTACTGCAGTAGAACCGTCTCAATCTGGGTTATTCTACAGCGTAGGAAAAGTAGATTTGAAAACCGAAAAGACCAACAAAGAACACTTTTACTACGATTTGTCAAAAAATCAAACTTCTAAAGTTGATTTTGGCAAAAAATCTTTAATTCAGTGGGATAAAAATGGAATTTACGCTTCAGAAGGCGATAAAATCTATATTTCTAAAGACAGAGGATTAACATGGGCTGAATTTTATACTATAGGTGATGCAGACAATATTATCATTTCTCCTGATGGTAAAAAAATCGCTTTCAGTAAGTCAGTTCACGTAGAAAATTTGTTAGGAAAAGACAAATATTCTGACCTTCCTAAAACGACAGCTCAAATCTATACAGACCTTAACCATAGACATTGGGACGCTTGGAACGAAGGAAAATACAATCACGTTTTTGTAGCCAATGTAGGTGAAGATGTTGCTAAAGCTAAAGATTTATTAGAAAATTTACCTTTTGATTCTCCTCAAAAACCTCATGGCGGAAGCGAAGATTTCGTTTGGAGTCCAGATTCTTCTAAGGTTTTATACGTTTGCAAGAAAAAATCGGGTAAGGATTATGCAACAAGCACTAATACAGATATTTACGCATATGATTTAGCTTCTGGTAGAACTGAAAACTGGACAGAAGGAATGATGGGTTATGATGTAAATCCTAAGTTTTCACCAGATGGAAAGTCTTTGCTTTGGCAATCTATGGCGAGAGATGGTTATGAAGCAGATAAAAATGATATTGTAGTGATGGATTTGACTTCTAAAAAAATCACAAATCTTACTAAATCTTGGGACGAAAGTGTAGTGGGAGATATAGCATGGAGTCCAGATTCTAAAAATATTTATTTTTCTACCGCATACAGAGGTGTAAAACAGCTTTTCCACATTGGTTTAGATGGGAAAGTGAAGCAAATTTCTGGTGGTAATTTTGATGTGAATGAAATTATTGCCTTCCAAAGCGGAAGTATTTTAGTAACCAGAACAGATATTAATCATAATGCAGATTTATTTAAAGTTAATGTTAAAGACGGAAGTATGATTCAGCTAACTTCCATAAATAAAGATACTTATGCTAAATTATCTCAAGGCAAATCTGAACTGAAAATGGTAAAAACTTCTGATGGAAAAGAAATGGGAGTTTGGTTCCATTATCCACCAAATTTTGATCCGAATAAAAAATATCCTACACTTTTATATTGTCAAGGTGGTCCACAATCTGCATTGACTCAATTTTTCTCTACCCGTTGGAATTTCGCTTTGATGGCTGCAAATGATTATATCGTAGTTGCACCAAACAGAAGAGGAATGCCAGGTTGGGGAACCAAATGGAACGAAGATATCTCTAAAGATTGGGGAGGACAACCAATCAGAGATTATCTAGCGGCGGCAGATTTTGCTAAAACTTTACCTTATGTAGATGGTAATAGAATGGCTGCAGTAGGAGCTAGTTACGGTGGTTACAGTGTTTTTATGCTGGCTGGAGTTCACGAAAATAGATTTAAAACATTCATTGCTCATGACGGACTTTTCGATATGAAATCTTGGTACGGAACAACTGAAGAATTGTGGTTTGCGAATTGGGATTTAGGTTCGCCTTGGGAAAACCCTTTACCAAAAGCATATACTGATTTTAATCCAATCAATTTTGTTGCCCAATGGAATAAACCAATTATGGTAATTCAAGGAGGTCTTGATTTCCGAGTGGGTTATGAACAAGGTCAGGAAGCTTTTCAAGCAGCAAAAATGAAAGGTCTTAAAACCAAATTCCTTTATTTCCCTAATGAAAACCACTGGGTTTTACACCCTCAAAATGGTTTAGTTTGGCAAAGAGAATTCTTCGATTGGTTGAAAGAAACTTTGTAG